From a region of the Streptacidiphilus albus JL83 genome:
- the cobT gene encoding nicotinate-nucleotide--dimethylbenzimidazole phosphoribosyltransferase yields MSTFDSDSALNLDEFSALVARPDDEYRQAAEERWAALDQPRGSLGTLQGLGGWLAAVQGQCPTRPIERAKVVVFAADHGIAELGVSALPPGSTVRRVHAVLDGSAAVSVLAQRFQAGVRVVDMGVDADPDEFPAGVSTHRVRRGSGRIDIENALTREEAEAAFRAGMAVADEEADSGTDLVVLGDLGVGSTTVAAVLIGALCGSDAAAVTGRGSGIDDRVWMVKCAAIRDSLRRARPVLADQLDLLAATGGADFAATTGFLLQSALRRTPVLLDGVVSAACALVAQRIAFRAPEWWRAGQATGEPAQAKAYDRMSVEPLLDQQVSLGAGTGALMALPLLQAASTLLAELPLAPVDQA; encoded by the coding sequence GTGAGCACCTTCGACAGCGACAGCGCCCTGAACCTCGACGAGTTCTCCGCGTTGGTGGCCCGGCCCGACGACGAGTACCGGCAGGCGGCCGAGGAGCGGTGGGCCGCCCTCGACCAGCCTCGCGGCTCCCTGGGCACGCTCCAGGGCCTCGGCGGCTGGCTGGCCGCCGTCCAGGGACAGTGCCCGACCAGACCGATCGAGCGGGCCAAGGTCGTGGTCTTCGCCGCCGACCACGGCATCGCCGAACTGGGTGTCTCCGCGCTGCCGCCCGGCAGCACGGTCCGCCGGGTGCACGCGGTGCTGGACGGCAGCGCCGCCGTCTCGGTGCTGGCGCAGCGCTTCCAGGCCGGGGTCCGGGTGGTCGACATGGGCGTGGACGCCGATCCCGACGAGTTCCCGGCCGGTGTGAGCACCCACCGGGTGCGCCGCGGGTCCGGCCGGATCGACATCGAGAACGCGCTCACCCGGGAGGAGGCCGAGGCGGCCTTCCGGGCCGGCATGGCCGTCGCCGACGAGGAGGCCGACTCCGGCACCGACCTGGTCGTCCTCGGCGACCTCGGGGTCGGCTCCACCACCGTCGCCGCCGTGCTGATCGGCGCGCTCTGCGGCAGCGACGCCGCCGCCGTCACCGGGCGCGGCTCCGGCATCGACGACCGGGTGTGGATGGTGAAGTGCGCGGCGATCCGCGACTCGCTGCGCCGCGCCCGCCCGGTCCTGGCGGACCAGCTCGACCTGCTGGCGGCGACCGGCGGCGCCGACTTCGCCGCGACCACCGGCTTCCTGCTGCAGTCCGCGCTGCGGCGCACCCCGGTGCTGCTGGACGGCGTGGTTTCGGCCGCCTGCGCCCTGGTGGCGCAGCGGATCGCGTTCCGGGCCCCCGAGTGGTGGCGGGCCGGCCAGGCGACCGGCGAGCCGGCCCAGGCCAAGGCGTACGACCGGATGAGCGTCGAACCGCTGCTGGACCAGCAGGTGAGCCTGGGTGCGGGCACCGGCGCGCTGATGGCGCTGCCGCTGCTGCAGGCCGCCTCCACGCTGCTGGCGGAGCTGCCGCTGGCGCCGGTCGACCAGGCCTAG
- a CDS encoding adenosylcobinamide-GDP ribazoletransferase has product MPDGPTSTPDRPASAADGLRFAFGTLSVLRVPVRRWDRPTAGRAMLCAPLVGLVLGLVAAAAGAALSWLGGGALLASVAVVGVLAALTRGLHLDGLADVADGLGSNKPPEAALRIMKASDIGPFGVLVLLLVMLAQIAALERAFEAGTAQGACGAVLAAAVGRAALLLGCRTGVPSARPDGLGATVAGTVRTGSALVAAVLTAAALAAAGWATGGHGGHGARLALAALLALVCGPVCSSLLLARCVRRFGGITGDVLGAMVETSATAAVVLWALFAAS; this is encoded by the coding sequence ATGCCGGACGGGCCGACCTCCACGCCGGACCGGCCGGCCTCGGCGGCGGACGGGCTGCGCTTCGCCTTCGGGACCCTGTCCGTGCTCCGGGTCCCGGTCCGCCGCTGGGACCGGCCGACGGCGGGGCGGGCGATGCTCTGCGCCCCGCTGGTCGGGCTGGTGCTGGGACTGGTCGCGGCGGCGGCGGGCGCGGCGCTGTCCTGGCTGGGCGGCGGAGCGCTGCTGGCCTCGGTCGCCGTCGTCGGCGTGCTCGCGGCGCTGACCCGCGGCCTGCACCTGGACGGACTGGCCGACGTCGCCGACGGCCTGGGCAGCAACAAGCCGCCGGAGGCGGCGCTGCGGATCATGAAGGCCTCGGACATCGGGCCCTTCGGGGTGCTGGTGCTGCTGCTGGTGATGCTGGCTCAGATCGCGGCGCTGGAGCGGGCGTTCGAGGCGGGCACGGCCCAGGGGGCGTGCGGCGCGGTGCTGGCCGCCGCGGTCGGCCGGGCCGCGCTGCTGCTCGGCTGCCGCACCGGCGTCCCCTCCGCCCGCCCCGACGGCCTGGGCGCGACCGTCGCCGGGACGGTGCGCACCGGATCCGCGCTGGTGGCGGCGGTGCTCACGGCGGCGGCGCTGGCCGCGGCCGGCTGGGCCACCGGCGGCCACGGCGGTCACGGCGCGCGCCTGGCGCTGGCCGCGCTGCTCGCCCTGGTCTGCGGGCCGGTGTGTTCTTCGCTGCTCCTGGCCCGTTGCGTGCGACGCTTCGGGGGGATCACCGGCGATGTCCTGGGTGCGATGGTGGAGACCTCGGCGACCGCCGCCGTGGTGCTCTGGGCCCTGTTCGCCGCCTCCTGA
- a CDS encoding leucyl aminopeptidase, with amino-acid sequence MTSVSLSTSAANALRADAVVVAVAKGPKGLVLAPGAETVDEAFDGKLAAVLTTLGATGAEGDSVKLPAPAGVKASLILAVGLGDATEGDAFDAEALRRAAGTAARALHGSKKAAFALPLADAAAVEAVALGALLGAYTFTAFRSEAALAGGKDPLAEIALVGAKRGDKANKAAVDRATVVAEEMNRTRDLINTPPNDLFPKSFADIVTTVGKEHGLKVEVLDEKALTKGGFGGIMGVGIGSARPPRLVKVAYTHPKAKQTLAFIGKGITYDSGGISLKPAGHNETMKCDMSGAAAVFAAVVAAARLGLQVNVTGWLALAENMPSGSATRPGDVLKMYGGKTVEVLNTDAEGRLVLADAIVRAGEEKPDAIVDVATLTGAMMMALGSRTFGIMANQDDFRDKVFAAATAAGEQSWPMPLPAELRKGMESPTADIANMGDRMGGGLVAGLFLQEFVAEGISWAHLDIAGPAFHEGAPYGYIPKGGTGSAVRTLVQLAEEASAGAL; translated from the coding sequence GTGACTTCAGTGTCTCTGAGCACCTCCGCGGCCAACGCGCTGCGCGCGGACGCCGTCGTCGTGGCGGTGGCCAAGGGCCCCAAGGGCCTCGTCCTCGCCCCGGGCGCCGAGACCGTCGACGAGGCGTTCGACGGCAAGCTCGCCGCCGTCCTCACCACCCTGGGCGCCACCGGGGCCGAGGGCGACTCCGTGAAGCTGCCGGCCCCGGCCGGCGTCAAGGCTTCGCTGATCCTGGCCGTCGGCCTGGGTGACGCGACCGAGGGCGACGCCTTCGACGCCGAGGCCCTGCGCCGCGCCGCCGGCACCGCCGCGCGTGCTCTCCACGGCTCCAAGAAGGCCGCCTTCGCGCTGCCGCTGGCCGACGCCGCCGCCGTCGAGGCAGTCGCCCTGGGCGCGCTGCTCGGCGCGTACACCTTCACCGCGTTCCGCAGCGAGGCCGCCCTGGCCGGCGGCAAGGACCCGCTGGCCGAGATCGCCCTGGTCGGCGCCAAGCGCGGGGACAAGGCGAACAAGGCCGCCGTCGACCGGGCCACCGTCGTCGCCGAGGAGATGAACCGCACCCGCGACCTCATCAACACCCCGCCGAACGACCTCTTCCCGAAGTCCTTCGCCGACATCGTCACCACCGTCGGCAAGGAGCACGGCCTCAAGGTCGAGGTGCTGGACGAGAAGGCGCTGACCAAGGGCGGCTTCGGCGGCATCATGGGCGTCGGCATCGGCTCCGCGCGCCCGCCGCGCCTGGTCAAGGTCGCCTACACCCACCCCAAGGCCAAGCAGACGCTCGCCTTCATCGGCAAGGGCATCACCTACGACTCGGGCGGCATCTCGCTCAAGCCGGCCGGCCACAACGAGACCATGAAGTGCGACATGTCCGGCGCCGCCGCCGTGTTCGCCGCCGTGGTCGCGGCCGCCCGCCTCGGGCTGCAGGTCAACGTCACCGGCTGGCTGGCGCTGGCGGAGAACATGCCCTCGGGCTCGGCCACCCGCCCCGGCGACGTGCTCAAGATGTACGGCGGCAAGACCGTCGAGGTGCTGAACACCGACGCCGAGGGCCGGCTGGTGCTGGCCGACGCGATCGTCCGCGCCGGCGAGGAGAAGCCCGACGCGATCGTCGACGTGGCGACCCTGACCGGCGCCATGATGATGGCGCTGGGCAGCCGCACCTTCGGCATCATGGCCAACCAGGACGACTTCCGGGACAAGGTCTTCGCCGCGGCCACCGCCGCCGGCGAGCAGTCCTGGCCGATGCCGCTCCCGGCCGAGCTGCGCAAGGGCATGGAGTCCCCGACCGCGGACATCGCCAACATGGGCGACCGGATGGGCGGCGGCCTGGTGGCCGGCCTGTTCCTGCAGGAGTTCGTCGCCGAGGGCATCTCCTGGGCGCACCTCGACATCGCCGGACCGGCGTTCCACGAGGGCGCGCCCTACGGCTACATCCCCAAGGGCGGCACCGGCTCGGCCGTGCGCACCCTGGTCCAGCTCGCCGAGGAGGCTTCGGCCGGAGCTCTGTAG
- the lpdA gene encoding dihydrolipoyl dehydrogenase — protein sequence MANDASTVFDVVILGGGSGGYAAALRAAQLGLQVALIEKGKLGGTCLHNGCIPTKALLHAGEVADQTRESAGFGVKATFEGIDIQGVHAYKDGVIAGLYKGLQGLVASRKITYVSGEGRLSSPTTVDVNGERYTGRHILLATGSVPKSLPGLAIDGDRVISSDHALTLDRVPQSVIVLGGGVIGVEFASVWKSFGAEVTIIEALPHLAPLEDENSSKLLERAFRKRGIKFELGARFAGVEYTATGVRASLENGKQVEAELMLVAVGRGPVSAGLGYEEAGVATDRGYVLVDEYMQTNVPTISAVGDLVPTLQLAHVGFAEGILVAERLAGLKVVPIDYDGVPRVTYCNPEVASVGITEAKAKELYGADKVVVAKFNLAGNGKSKILKTAGEVKLVQVKDGAVVGVHMVGERMGEQVGEAQLIYNWEALPNEVAQLIHAHPTQSEALGEAHLALAGKPLHNHD from the coding sequence GTGGCGAACGACGCCAGCACCGTTTTCGACGTTGTCATTCTCGGAGGCGGAAGCGGCGGATACGCCGCCGCGCTGCGGGCGGCCCAGTTGGGGCTGCAGGTGGCCCTCATCGAGAAGGGCAAGCTCGGCGGTACCTGCCTCCACAACGGCTGCATCCCGACCAAGGCTCTGCTGCACGCGGGAGAGGTCGCCGACCAGACCCGCGAGAGCGCGGGCTTCGGCGTGAAGGCCACCTTCGAGGGCATCGACATCCAGGGCGTCCACGCCTACAAGGACGGCGTCATCGCCGGCCTGTACAAGGGCCTGCAGGGCCTGGTGGCCAGCCGCAAGATCACCTACGTGTCCGGTGAGGGCCGCCTCTCGTCCCCGACCACGGTGGACGTCAACGGCGAGCGCTACACCGGCCGCCACATCCTGCTGGCGACCGGCTCCGTGCCGAAGTCGCTGCCCGGCCTGGCCATCGACGGCGACCGGGTCATCTCCTCGGACCACGCGCTGACCCTGGACCGGGTCCCGCAGTCCGTGATCGTGCTCGGCGGCGGCGTCATCGGCGTCGAGTTCGCGTCGGTCTGGAAGTCCTTCGGGGCCGAGGTCACCATCATCGAGGCGCTGCCGCACCTCGCCCCGCTGGAGGACGAGAACTCCTCCAAGCTGCTGGAGCGGGCCTTCCGCAAGCGCGGCATCAAGTTCGAGCTGGGCGCCCGCTTCGCCGGTGTCGAGTACACCGCGACCGGTGTCCGCGCCTCGCTGGAGAACGGCAAGCAGGTCGAGGCCGAGCTGATGCTCGTCGCCGTCGGCCGCGGCCCGGTCTCGGCCGGCCTGGGCTACGAGGAGGCGGGCGTCGCGACCGACCGCGGCTACGTCCTCGTCGACGAGTACATGCAGACCAACGTCCCGACCATCTCCGCGGTGGGCGACCTGGTCCCGACCCTGCAGCTGGCGCACGTCGGCTTCGCCGAGGGCATCCTCGTCGCGGAGCGGCTGGCCGGCCTCAAGGTCGTCCCGATCGACTACGACGGCGTGCCGCGCGTCACCTACTGCAACCCCGAGGTCGCCTCCGTCGGCATCACCGAGGCCAAGGCCAAGGAGCTGTACGGCGCGGACAAGGTGGTCGTCGCCAAGTTCAACCTGGCCGGCAACGGCAAGTCGAAGATCCTGAAGACCGCCGGCGAGGTCAAGCTGGTCCAGGTCAAGGATGGCGCCGTGGTCGGCGTCCACATGGTCGGCGAGCGCATGGGCGAGCAGGTGGGCGAGGCCCAGCTGATCTACAACTGGGAGGCCCTGCCCAACGAGGTCGCCCAGCTGATCCACGCGCACCCGACCCAGAGCGAGGCCCTCGGCGAGGCCCACCTGGCGCTGGCCGGCAAGCCGCTGCACAACCACGACTGA
- a CDS encoding esterase/lipase family protein: MERQAVRDLVVVLPGIMGSRLSKDGHEVWGLSGSALRRGIRTFGGSVRQLTLPQDLGDEHPGDGVEATGPMRDVHGLPGMSPLISGYTDLLDWLERSFTLDREDAQGTPNLVAFGYDWRLSCRYNAERLRVTVDRALGRWRASRPERAEAEVVLICHSMGGLVARYYAECLGGAEVVRRIITLGTPHRGSLDALQSLVHGVPGLSGFARSLPSLHQLLPDYACLVDGGRGLLRVDEMPGLPGVDPKLLADAAEFHARIRAGGGGYELMPVTGVLQPTLTTGTYSAGSVLGLETIGASDEGGDGRVPRLSSCPDGFSPAFTPSEQHGSLQNNPGVRDAIWGWLASQPRSHRAPEDQVRFGIRADEYPSAGAGCRVEAVVPETFRDWDALALRAELSPVDGGAGRPVQRTLGNRGEGRYATEFPPSAPGLYRLTVRPASAREAQSLTAHVLVGAADDE, from the coding sequence GTGGAACGGCAAGCGGTCAGGGATCTCGTCGTGGTGCTGCCGGGCATCATGGGCAGTCGGCTGAGCAAGGACGGGCACGAGGTCTGGGGCCTGTCCGGCTCGGCGCTGCGGCGCGGGATCCGGACGTTCGGCGGTTCGGTGCGGCAGTTGACGCTCCCGCAGGACCTCGGCGACGAGCACCCGGGCGACGGGGTCGAGGCCACCGGACCGATGCGTGACGTCCACGGCCTGCCCGGGATGAGCCCGCTGATCAGCGGCTACACCGACCTGCTGGACTGGCTGGAGCGGAGCTTCACCCTCGATCGCGAGGACGCCCAGGGCACGCCCAACCTCGTCGCCTTCGGCTACGACTGGCGGCTCTCCTGCCGCTACAACGCCGAGCGGCTGCGGGTGACCGTCGACCGGGCGCTCGGCCGCTGGCGGGCCAGCCGGCCGGAGCGGGCCGAGGCCGAAGTCGTGCTCATCTGCCACTCGATGGGCGGCCTGGTCGCCCGCTACTACGCCGAGTGCCTGGGCGGGGCCGAGGTCGTCCGGCGCATCATCACCCTGGGCACCCCGCACCGGGGTTCGCTGGACGCCCTGCAGTCGCTGGTGCACGGGGTACCCGGCCTGAGCGGCTTCGCCCGGAGCCTGCCCTCGCTGCACCAGCTGCTGCCCGACTACGCCTGCCTGGTCGACGGCGGCAGGGGTCTGCTGCGCGTCGACGAGATGCCGGGGCTCCCCGGGGTGGATCCGAAGTTGCTGGCGGACGCCGCCGAGTTCCATGCCCGGATCCGGGCGGGCGGCGGAGGGTACGAGCTGATGCCGGTGACGGGCGTGCTCCAGCCGACGCTCACCACCGGTACCTACTCCGCCGGGAGCGTACTGGGCCTGGAGACCATCGGCGCGAGCGACGAGGGCGGCGACGGCCGCGTGCCCCGGCTCTCCTCCTGCCCCGACGGCTTCTCCCCCGCCTTCACCCCCAGCGAGCAGCACGGCTCGCTGCAGAACAACCCCGGCGTGCGCGACGCGATCTGGGGCTGGCTCGCATCCCAGCCGCGGTCCCATCGCGCCCCGGAGGACCAGGTCCGCTTCGGCATCAGGGCGGACGAGTACCCGTCGGCCGGGGCCGGCTGCCGGGTCGAGGCCGTCGTCCCGGAGACCTTCCGCGACTGGGATGCGCTGGCCCTGCGCGCCGAGCTGAGCCCTGTCGACGGCGGCGCGGGCCGCCCGGTGCAGCGGACCCTGGGCAATCGCGGCGAGGGCCGCTACGCCACGGAGTTCCCGCCGTCGGCCCCGGGCCTGTACCGGCTGACGGTCCGCCCGGCGTCGGCGCGGGAGGCGCAGAGCCTCACCGCACACGTGCTGGTCGGAGCGGCTGACGATGAGTGA